One segment of Piscirickettsia litoralis DNA contains the following:
- a CDS encoding type IV secretory system conjugative DNA transfer family protein produces the protein MKTFRGVVKNQEQAQIHAVRDLRAFHHRFGDLLASRQGSCICIIILCFLSFIFPYFADIFIIMILTIFWFSMWSSSSLPFKKPSHSKETDPNNPRPGSNSPGKSEGIYHFGNEFNTNGELWFNNSDMRTHCLIFGSTGSGKTETLLSISYNALVQGSGFIYVDGKGDNSLFAKVFSMVRSMGREDDLLVVNFMTGARDIIGPQKDIVSNTMNPFAVGSSSMLSQLVSSMMDSGGQGQGGDADMWKGRAISFIEALMRILVYLRDQEALLLDAGTIRRYFTIEALEGLFHDKVILDQLGNEVTYDDDIPFDVKDPLSNYLVSLPGYKMDKKGEQSEKVYEQHGYIIMQLTRIFGSLADVYAHIIRTNLAEVDFRDVVLNRRILVVLLPALEKSPDELSNLGKLIIASLKAMLAAGLGDKVEGDYKDVIETKPTNSNTPYLCVLDEYGYYAVEGFAVVPAQARSLGFSVVFAGQDLPAFQKASKEEAASICANTNIKICMKLEDPQETWEFFQKTAGEAYVSVAKSYNVNQNSTTMSYQDTMEANLDKRNRVDLLDLKDQREGEAHVFFKSSIVRMRSFYANPAKVKKLKINQFLKVESFSQGEIKRLKSINKIKKEEIDFEEKLNIDMESDPVFNSLIKKN, from the coding sequence ATGAAGACATTTCGTGGTGTAGTTAAAAATCAAGAACAAGCTCAGATTCATGCGGTACGAGATTTACGTGCTTTTCACCATCGTTTTGGTGACTTACTTGCCAGCCGTCAAGGGTCTTGCATTTGTATTATCATTCTTTGTTTTTTGAGCTTTATTTTTCCATATTTCGCAGACATTTTTATTATAATGATTCTTACTATTTTTTGGTTTTCAATGTGGTCATCGTCATCGCTGCCCTTTAAAAAACCATCACACAGCAAAGAAACTGATCCAAATAATCCAAGACCTGGAAGTAATTCACCTGGTAAATCAGAGGGAATTTATCATTTTGGTAACGAATTTAATACTAATGGCGAGCTTTGGTTTAATAATTCTGACATGAGAACACACTGTTTGATTTTCGGATCAACAGGGAGTGGTAAGACAGAGACGTTATTGTCAATTTCCTATAATGCTTTAGTCCAAGGCAGTGGGTTTATTTATGTTGATGGTAAAGGAGATAATTCACTTTTTGCTAAAGTTTTTTCTATGGTTCGTTCAATGGGTCGAGAGGATGATTTATTAGTTGTTAATTTTATGACAGGTGCACGTGATATTATTGGTCCACAAAAAGATATTGTTTCAAATACAATGAACCCTTTTGCTGTTGGTTCTTCGAGCATGCTTTCTCAGCTTGTGAGCAGCATGATGGATTCTGGCGGTCAAGGACAGGGAGGGGATGCTGATATGTGGAAAGGGCGAGCAATTTCCTTTATTGAGGCACTGATGAGAATACTTGTCTATCTTCGTGACCAAGAGGCATTGTTACTTGATGCGGGCACAATTCGCCGTTATTTTACCATAGAAGCGTTAGAGGGCTTATTTCATGATAAAGTGATTTTAGATCAGCTAGGAAATGAAGTGACTTATGATGATGATATTCCTTTTGATGTGAAAGATCCTTTATCTAATTATTTGGTCAGTTTGCCTGGCTATAAAATGGATAAAAAGGGAGAGCAGTCTGAAAAAGTGTATGAGCAGCATGGTTATATTATTATGCAACTTACTCGAATATTTGGGTCATTAGCAGATGTTTATGCACACATCATCCGAACAAATCTAGCGGAAGTCGATTTTCGTGATGTCGTCTTAAATCGTCGAATCCTTGTTGTTTTATTGCCTGCACTGGAAAAATCACCAGATGAACTTTCTAATTTAGGGAAATTAATTATTGCATCATTAAAAGCCATGCTTGCAGCAGGTCTGGGGGATAAAGTTGAAGGGGATTATAAAGATGTAATTGAAACTAAACCGACGAACTCGAATACACCTTATTTGTGTGTGTTAGATGAGTATGGTTATTATGCTGTTGAAGGTTTTGCTGTTGTTCCTGCTCAAGCACGTTCACTAGGATTTTCTGTTGTTTTTGCTGGCCAGGATTTACCTGCATTCCAAAAAGCATCGAAAGAAGAAGCCGCTTCTATTTGTGCAAATACCAATATCAAAATATGTATGAAACTAGAAGATCCACAAGAAACCTGGGAGTTCTTTCAGAAAACTGCGGGTGAAGCTTATGTGTCAGTTGCAAAAAGCTATAATGTCAATCAAAACTCAACGACGATGAGCTACCAGGATACAATGGAAGCTAATTTAGACAAGCGCAACCGAGTTGATTTACTAGACCTAAAAGATCAACGAGAAGGTGAGGCTCATGTTTTTTTTAAATCAAGTATTGTTCGCATGAGGTCGTTTTATGCGAACCCCGCTAAGGTTAAGAAATTAAAAATTAATCAGTTCTTAAAGGTGGAGTCATTTTCACAGGGTGAAATAAAAAGATTGAAATCAATCAATAAAATTAAAAAAGAAGAGATAGATTTTGAAGAAAAACTAAATATAGATATGGAAAGTGACCCTGTCTTTAATTCTTTAATTAAAAAAAATTAA
- a CDS encoding DotD/TraH family lipoprotein (Members of this family include DotD of type IVB secretion systems and TraH of plasmid conjugative plasmid systems, both lipoproteins.), whose product MKKTDCALSSLSEISRAQHPKKETMPFENIHDKALNKSISINWYGPINSVVKNIANALGFHYQEFGKQPSLPVLVNINEKSTAALVVLQDIELQANNKATIKILPQQKIISLRYLTDD is encoded by the coding sequence TTGAAAAAAACAGACTGTGCGTTATCGAGTTTGTCTGAGATTAGCCGGGCGCAACATCCGAAGAAAGAAACTATGCCATTCGAAAATATTCATGATAAAGCTCTGAATAAAAGTATTTCTATTAATTGGTATGGGCCGATTAATTCGGTTGTTAAAAATATTGCAAATGCATTGGGATTTCACTATCAAGAATTTGGCAAGCAACCCAGTTTACCAGTGCTCGTGAATATCAATGAAAAATCAACAGCAGCATTAGTGGTTTTACAAGATATTGAATTACAAGCGAATAATAAAGCCACAATTAAAATATTGCCTCAACAGAAAATCATTAGTTTAAGGTACTTAACTGATGATTGA
- a CDS encoding LbtU family siderophore porin, whose protein sequence is MKVKMIVTAIAVAGLTATSVNAADNGKLQLQINQLRAQQAQLQQQVANLQGQGQTTSAVHVGSIGDSLISANEYNNRGLDLLKSLAKAGSNAPLLTIGGTLEADGQYSHQGSVGSGATSGSPAKAQYTNSSASGFYLDTARIDVLAHVNDWINGEMSYDLNHVNNSALNTGSLLIGNLNQLPVYGQIGKLYPDAGLFGLSDNDIYSDNLVKNYFRPDAADGASVGFYKAGLHTSLTAFKTNTTPDNINNPNQATSNWSAQADYTFNTGQIRTTVGAGYVSNMVNTNSNLTISGVDQNTGRIPMASINAKVSFGPFDILGIYGQSLESVNNRTGSGTTELKAFDIETAYHLQVIKPTTVMLGYSRTYGFDTANVTDTNSAAGPKRGQWLLSVNSEVFKNTTVGLEYAHVGQFTNAAVSGDISHYDVLTADMTVKF, encoded by the coding sequence ATGAAAGTGAAAATGATCGTAACAGCAATTGCTGTAGCTGGCCTAACGGCTACTTCTGTAAATGCAGCAGATAACGGAAAACTACAATTACAAATTAATCAATTGAGAGCTCAACAAGCTCAACTTCAGCAGCAAGTTGCTAATCTTCAAGGGCAAGGCCAAACAACAAGTGCAGTTCATGTTGGCTCTATAGGCGACTCTTTAATCTCTGCTAATGAATACAACAACCGTGGTTTAGACCTTCTTAAGTCATTAGCAAAAGCAGGTAGTAATGCCCCTCTATTAACGATTGGTGGCACTTTAGAAGCGGATGGTCAATATAGTCATCAAGGCAGCGTAGGGTCTGGCGCTACTAGCGGCAGCCCAGCTAAAGCCCAATATACCAACAGCAGCGCGTCTGGGTTCTACTTAGATACTGCACGTATTGATGTTTTAGCTCACGTTAACGATTGGATTAACGGGGAAATGTCTTATGATCTAAATCATGTTAATAATAGTGCGCTTAATACAGGCAGCTTACTCATTGGTAACCTAAACCAACTACCTGTCTATGGTCAAATCGGTAAACTCTATCCAGATGCAGGTTTGTTTGGTTTAAGTGATAATGACATTTACTCTGATAACTTAGTGAAGAATTACTTCCGCCCCGATGCTGCAGACGGCGCGTCAGTCGGCTTCTATAAAGCAGGACTACATACATCGTTGACAGCATTTAAAACAAATACAACTCCAGATAATATTAATAACCCTAACCAAGCAACAAGTAATTGGTCTGCCCAAGCGGACTATACATTTAACACAGGTCAAATCCGTACGACTGTCGGTGCAGGCTATGTATCTAATATGGTAAATACCAACAGCAATTTAACAATTTCAGGCGTTGATCAAAATACGGGCCGTATTCCGATGGCTAGCATCAATGCCAAAGTAAGCTTTGGACCATTTGACATCCTCGGCATATACGGACAAAGCTTAGAGTCTGTAAATAACCGCACAGGATCAGGTACAACTGAACTAAAAGCATTTGATATAGAAACTGCATACCATTTACAAGTCATTAAACCTACAACGGTAATGTTAGGCTACAGCCGCACATATGGTTTCGACACAGCCAATGTAACCGATACAAATAGCGCAGCAGGCCCTAAACGCGGACAATGGCTATTGAGTGTGAATTCTGAAGTGTTCAAAAACACAACTGTCGGCCTTGAATATGCTCACGTAGGCCAATTTACTAATGCAGCTGTGAGTGGTGATATTTCTCATTATGATGTATTAACTGCCGATATGACGGTTAAGTTTTAA
- a CDS encoding type IVB secretion system protein IcmW, protein MSKIDHELMLRLMNSLPAAYMFYLLHQLNQYNSEYISGLIGKSNELKDKKANYKAFYDRNMLFEKLQIAARIFSSDRINKLISIL, encoded by the coding sequence TTGAGTAAGATTGATCATGAGTTAATGCTTAGACTGATGAACTCATTGCCGGCAGCTTATATGTTTTATTTATTGCACCAATTAAACCAATATAATTCAGAATATATCTCTGGTTTAATCGGAAAATCTAATGAGTTAAAAGATAAAAAAGCAAACTACAAAGCATTCTATGATAGGAATATGCTTTTCGAAAAGCTTCAGATTGCTGCACGGATATTTTCATCAGATAGAATCAACAAGCTAATATCTATACTCTAG
- a CDS encoding secretion/conjugation apparatus DotM-related subunit produces the protein MYTVFSSLLEAARQSGIVSTSIFLWLKTKDRPLWYCLNNVGRQAVFVEAAAVRSHWLIEKAIEEPIAMPMVDKAIYGLEAVFKTVEVE, from the coding sequence ATTTATACTGTTTTTTCTTCATTGCTAGAAGCAGCAAGGCAAAGTGGCATTGTATCAACTTCGATATTTTTATGGTTAAAAACTAAAGACAGGCCACTTTGGTATTGCTTAAATAATGTTGGGCGTCAAGCTGTTTTTGTTGAAGCGGCTGCTGTAAGGTCGCATTGGCTTATCGAGAAAGCAATTGAAGAACCTATTGCAATGCCAATGGTCGATAAGGCTATTTATGGGCTTGAAGCAGTCTTCAAAACTGTAGAGGTTGAGTAG
- a CDS encoding transposase, whose product MEHETIDAVTFIGRMVQHIFPKGFQRVRYFGLQATASFKKVL is encoded by the coding sequence ATGGAACATGAGACGATTGATGCTGTTACGTTTATTGGGCGAATGGTACAACACATCTTTCCTAAAGGGTTTCAACGGGTACGTTACTTTGGATTACAGGCGACGGCATCATTTAAAAAAGTACTTTGA
- a CDS encoding ATPase, T2SS/T4P/T4SS family produces MMNNFMMTTEPAYFTPIEFDRLLVFLHSANASDITIQSGENVIADIQGLLYRVTVRKLTQQEVSDLINHIYGANATAQVQSGTDLDTSYQLVAGGENFRYRVNITACQFQGYSGIQVTLRTITASPPELKKMELDQALHENLEVPQGVVVISGATGSGKSTLLASLVANFLKKPESHLKVLTYESPIEYTYDDVDKPSSIISQSEVPRHLPTFAAGIRNALRRKPGLILVGEARDRPTLEAVIEASLTGHPVYTTVHSNGVVDSFRRMVNLFAAEERQARLYDLIETVRVIIWQALIPTITGTRTVIREYLIITDEIKDRLYRSTAENMTMLLKDILIQSGRPLHKDIQLKQDLGIISECTARKYIFSTKEEIQ; encoded by the coding sequence ATGATGAATAACTTCATGATGACGACAGAGCCTGCTTATTTTACCCCCATAGAGTTTGATCGCCTACTTGTCTTTTTACATAGTGCAAACGCCTCAGATATTACTATTCAATCGGGTGAAAATGTCATCGCTGACATTCAAGGCTTATTATATCGAGTGACGGTACGAAAGCTGACTCAGCAAGAGGTCTCTGATTTAATCAATCATATTTATGGAGCGAATGCGACTGCACAAGTACAAAGTGGCACAGATTTAGATACTAGTTATCAGTTAGTCGCAGGTGGTGAGAATTTTCGCTATCGTGTAAATATTACGGCCTGCCAATTTCAAGGTTATAGTGGAATACAGGTAACTTTGCGAACAATCACAGCAAGTCCTCCAGAACTAAAAAAGATGGAGCTTGATCAAGCTTTGCATGAAAACTTGGAAGTGCCTCAAGGTGTTGTTGTTATCAGTGGTGCGACTGGGTCAGGAAAAAGCACATTATTGGCATCATTAGTCGCAAATTTTTTGAAAAAACCTGAGAGTCATTTGAAAGTGCTAACTTATGAGTCACCGATCGAGTATACTTATGACGATGTCGATAAGCCAAGTTCAATAATTAGTCAAAGCGAAGTTCCTCGGCATTTGCCTACCTTTGCTGCAGGTATTAGAAATGCATTGCGTAGGAAACCCGGTTTAATTTTGGTGGGAGAAGCGCGAGACAGGCCAACACTTGAAGCTGTGATTGAAGCTTCATTAACTGGCCATCCTGTTTACACGACAGTACATAGTAATGGGGTCGTTGATAGTTTTCGTCGTATGGTGAACTTATTTGCCGCTGAAGAGAGGCAGGCGCGCTTATACGACCTTATTGAAACTGTGCGTGTAATTATTTGGCAAGCACTTATTCCTACCATTACAGGAACTCGAACCGTTATTCGCGAGTATTTGATTATTACTGATGAGATAAAAGATCGGCTTTATCGTTCAACAGCCGAAAATATGACTATGTTATTAAAAGATATTTTAATCCAGTCAGGAAGACCTTTACATAAAGATATTCAGCTCAAGCAAGATTTAGGAATAATTTCTGAGTGTACAGCAAGAAAATATATTTTTTCAACGAAAGAGGAAATACAGTGA